One Olsenella sp. oral taxon 807 DNA segment encodes these proteins:
- a CDS encoding ATP-binding protein yields the protein MFSGHELFRRNGGTMPPGGFPTEEVWAMNTATVAEVDAAIAAMREERRDRDSEARLRAQDREAARLAEACRAAGVPERMLSVPIDARRVGAMAKGRGLWVFGPVGTGKTWAACAAIKGWASRGLGRARLVPVVAMLADLRDSIGSHGESSATAAYSQAPLLVLDDLDKEPPTPRTLSKLFEVIDTRYSHLRPTVVTSQRGPSELGAFLGSQGDAATAAAIVSRLRGSCDLAQTSGEDRRPHG from the coding sequence ATGTTCAGCGGGCATGAGCTCTTCCGCAGGAACGGCGGGACGATGCCCCCTGGCGGGTTCCCGACCGAAGAGGTCTGGGCGATGAACACGGCGACGGTCGCCGAGGTCGACGCGGCGATCGCGGCGATGCGCGAGGAGCGCCGCGACAGGGACTCCGAGGCCAGGCTGAGGGCCCAGGATCGCGAGGCCGCCAGGCTCGCCGAGGCCTGCCGGGCGGCGGGCGTCCCCGAGAGGATGCTCTCCGTCCCCATCGACGCCAGGCGCGTCGGGGCCATGGCCAAGGGGCGCGGCCTGTGGGTCTTCGGGCCGGTGGGCACGGGCAAGACCTGGGCCGCCTGCGCCGCGATCAAGGGGTGGGCGTCGAGGGGGCTCGGCAGGGCGCGTCTCGTGCCCGTCGTGGCGATGCTCGCCGACCTCAGGGACTCGATCGGCTCTCACGGCGAGTCGTCCGCCACGGCGGCCTACTCGCAGGCGCCGCTGCTCGTCCTGGACGACCTGGACAAGGAGCCGCCGACGCCAAGGACGCTCTCGAAGCTCTTCGAGGTCATCGACACGCGGTACTCCCACCTCCGGCCGACCGTCGTGACGAGCCAGCGCGGCCCCTCGGAGCTCGGGGCCTTCCTCGGCTCCCAGGGAGACGCCGCCACGGCGGCCGCCATCGTGTCGAGGCTCAGGGGCTCCTGCGACCTCGCGCAGACCTCTGGGGAGGACAGGAGGCCCCATGGCTAG
- a CDS encoding conserved phage C-terminal domain-containing protein, producing the protein MQIFDSIVDGSKALPREERAMLLLAVIDFLHDGEEPDLDGISEGMFMMIRPTLENSRTRSEAGRRGGRPSRQGDAEPEPEANDKQNDKQTAKQTAKQSDKQTAKQTAKQSDKQTAKQTAKQSDKQTAKQNSEKSESKTPSYQDSYSHSYSRSPSQGEGVQGEGGDGAEEATERVIAHLNAACGTAYRPSSAKSRQLVGARLREGFSAEDCERVIDNMAARWLGDERMRRYLRPETLFNATKFEGYLNAGPPRASPAEAIAASLAAYDEGAIEWVPVEDGGGDVQRA; encoded by the coding sequence ATGCAGATATTCGACAGCATAGTCGACGGGTCAAAGGCACTCCCGAGGGAGGAGAGGGCCATGCTGCTCCTCGCCGTCATCGACTTCCTGCATGACGGCGAGGAGCCGGACCTTGACGGGATTTCCGAGGGGATGTTCATGATGATCCGGCCGACGCTCGAGAACTCCCGCACCCGCTCGGAGGCGGGCAGGAGAGGCGGAAGGCCATCCAGGCAAGGTGATGCCGAACCGGAGCCGGAAGCAAACGATAAGCAAAACGATAAGCAAACGGCTAAGCAAACGGCTAAGCAAAGCGATAAGCAAACGGCTAAGCAAACGGCTAAGCAAAGCGATAAGCAAACGGCTAAGCAAACGGCTAAGCAAAGCGATAAGCAAACGGCTAAGCAAAACTCCGAAAAATCGGAAAGCAAAACGCCAAGCTATCAAGATTCCTATTCCCATTCCTATTCCAGATCCCCTTCCCAGGGGGAGGGGGTGCAGGGGGAGGGGGGCGACGGGGCGGAGGAGGCCACCGAGCGCGTCATCGCCCACCTCAACGCCGCCTGCGGCACGGCGTACCGGCCAAGCTCCGCGAAGTCGCGCCAGCTCGTCGGGGCCAGGCTCCGCGAGGGCTTCAGCGCCGAAGACTGCGAGCGGGTCATCGACAACATGGCCGCCAGGTGGCTCGGCGACGAGAGGATGCGCAGGTACCTGCGTCCGGAGACGCTGTTCAACGCCACGAAGTTCGAGGGCTACCTCAACGCCGGCCCGCCGAGGGCGTCCCCGGCCGAGGCGATCGCGGCGAGCCTCGCCGCCTACGACGAGGGCGCCATCGAGTGGGTCCCCGTCGAGGATGGGGGCGGCGATGTTCAGCGGGCATGA
- a CDS encoding single-stranded DNA-binding protein — MSINSVSISGNLGRDPELRVTPTGTSVLSLSVAVNDRVRDQQTGEWRDRANWVDVVVFGSRADAIAPFLAKGSKVAVSGRLRWSQWQDKQTGANRSKLEVVAGEVVFLTPQQQPTNQAPQQAPQGRTYAPQATQAAPRPQAAPAYAPPAQGVYDEDIPF, encoded by the coding sequence ATGTCGATCAACTCAGTGTCCATATCGGGGAACCTCGGCCGAGACCCCGAGCTCCGCGTGACGCCGACGGGCACGTCGGTGCTCTCGCTCTCGGTGGCGGTCAACGACCGCGTAAGGGACCAGCAGACCGGGGAGTGGCGCGACCGGGCCAACTGGGTGGACGTCGTCGTGTTCGGCAGCCGGGCCGACGCCATAGCGCCCTTCCTGGCCAAGGGCTCCAAGGTCGCCGTCTCGGGCAGGCTCCGCTGGAGCCAGTGGCAGGACAAGCAGACGGGCGCGAACCGCTCGAAGCTCGAGGTCGTCGCCGGCGAGGTCGTGTTCCTCACGCCGCAGCAGCAGCCGACCAACCAGGCGCCACAGCAGGCCCCGCAGGGACGGACGTACGCGCCTCAGGCGACGCAGGCGGCCCCACGGCCGCAGGCGGCACCAGCCTACGCGCCGCCCGCTCAGGGCGTGTACGACGAGGACATTCCGTTCTAG
- the bet gene encoding phage recombination protein Bet, translating into MEGAIVEFKASDGSDVRLSPGIVAKYIVTGGQQVDDRELFSFMAKCQARRLNPLAGDAYMTAYRNGKTGRVEASVIVSKDYFVRTATQQPGFDGIRAGIVVVARGASGLSYREGTIWGRQTERLVGGWAEVYDKGRAHPSRSEVSLDEYDQHRSLWKTKPATMIRKVALVQALREAYPGAYGGIYDGSEMPGDDRAPEPPAEACDPVAYEAEASEQSEMAGEAEAMGREAEATQAAQDAEAGWESGLADEDYEF; encoded by the coding sequence ATGGAGGGCGCGATCGTGGAGTTCAAGGCATCCGACGGCTCCGACGTCAGGCTCTCGCCCGGCATCGTGGCCAAGTACATCGTCACGGGCGGCCAGCAGGTGGACGACCGCGAGCTCTTCTCCTTCATGGCCAAGTGCCAGGCGAGGAGGCTCAACCCGCTGGCGGGAGACGCCTACATGACGGCGTACCGCAACGGCAAGACCGGCAGGGTCGAGGCCAGCGTCATCGTCTCCAAGGACTACTTCGTGCGCACGGCCACGCAGCAGCCCGGCTTCGACGGCATCAGGGCCGGGATCGTGGTCGTCGCGAGGGGCGCGTCGGGGCTCTCGTACCGCGAGGGGACCATCTGGGGGCGCCAGACCGAGAGGCTCGTCGGCGGGTGGGCCGAGGTCTACGACAAGGGTCGCGCCCACCCGAGCCGCTCCGAGGTCAGCCTCGACGAGTACGACCAGCACCGCAGCCTCTGGAAGACGAAGCCCGCGACGATGATCCGCAAGGTGGCGCTCGTGCAGGCGCTGCGCGAGGCGTACCCGGGCGCGTACGGCGGGATCTACGACGGCTCCGAGATGCCGGGGGACGACCGGGCGCCAGAGCCTCCCGCCGAGGCGTGCGACCCGGTCGCCTACGAGGCCGAGGCCTCCGAGCAGTCGGAGATGGCGGGCGAGGCCGAGGCGATGGGCCGGGAGGCAGAGGCGACGCAGGCGGCGCAGGACGCAGAGGCGGGCTGGGAGTCCGGCCTCGCCGACGAGGACTACGAGTTCTAG
- a CDS encoding DUF1351 domain-containing protein, whose amino-acid sequence MTTRKRKAEEVEPTLIEPPRILAGAEEWLRDQRERVERLAREYSPHEITTAQDYRDSKRARTAARKAIKEVEDSRREQVGAIKDAVREFEAEVRDLLAPLSGVDEGYRDAIRAWEALVVESRLQAIEAWYVEEGGVVVEAVPFSRILDRWGAEGRWRNYGTNEVAIKEDLTRRVRSIEVDLAAIDAQHMDDEERMALKQDYLSTLDMSEAMGRAAERRRQREALEEDARRRREAEEAERAMREAAERERAEEEAAERAREEARRADALAEAQRARMYRMAIGQDAPDPTPTSDPYPDEEEPTRPAPEPGQASGPARTLVFEVTVPEPVVGQFVAAMRAIDGVHGRKVGER is encoded by the coding sequence ATGACCACGAGGAAGAGGAAGGCCGAGGAGGTCGAGCCGACGCTCATAGAGCCCCCGAGGATACTGGCGGGCGCCGAGGAGTGGCTCCGTGACCAGAGGGAGAGGGTCGAGAGGCTCGCCAGGGAGTACTCGCCGCACGAGATCACGACGGCGCAGGACTACCGCGACTCCAAGAGGGCGCGCACGGCGGCGCGCAAGGCGATCAAGGAGGTCGAGGACTCGCGGCGCGAGCAGGTGGGGGCCATCAAGGACGCCGTCCGCGAGTTCGAGGCCGAGGTGAGGGACCTCCTCGCGCCGCTCTCGGGCGTGGACGAGGGGTACCGCGATGCCATAAGGGCCTGGGAGGCCCTCGTCGTCGAGTCGCGCCTGCAGGCCATCGAGGCCTGGTACGTCGAGGAGGGCGGCGTCGTGGTGGAGGCCGTGCCGTTCTCCAGGATCCTGGACCGCTGGGGCGCCGAGGGCAGGTGGCGGAACTACGGGACGAACGAGGTCGCCATCAAGGAGGACCTCACGCGCCGCGTCCGCTCCATCGAGGTCGACCTCGCCGCCATCGACGCCCAGCACATGGACGACGAGGAGAGGATGGCGCTCAAGCAGGACTACCTCTCCACGCTCGACATGAGCGAGGCCATGGGCCGGGCCGCCGAGAGGCGCCGCCAGAGGGAGGCCCTGGAGGAGGACGCCAGGCGCAGGCGCGAGGCCGAGGAGGCCGAGAGGGCGATGCGCGAGGCGGCCGAGCGCGAGCGCGCCGAGGAGGAGGCAGCCGAGAGGGCCCGCGAGGAGGCGAGGCGCGCCGACGCCCTCGCCGAGGCGCAGAGGGCCAGGATGTACCGCATGGCGATCGGCCAGGACGCGCCGGACCCCACGCCGACGTCCGACCCCTACCCCGACGAGGAGGAGCCGACGCGACCCGCCCCCGAGCCGGGACAGGCATCCGGCCCCGCCCGCACGCTCGTCTTCGAGGTCACCGTGCCCGAGCCCGTGGTCGGGCAGTTCGTCGCCGCCATGCGCGCGATCGACGGCGTGCACGGCCGGAAGGTGGGTGAGCGGTGA
- a CDS encoding helix-turn-helix domain-containing protein encodes MTTTATVQGERLGELATWSLAEASRVTRVPLRTLYRSVRDGDLKVVAPRGAKRGWRVLDAELRRWLGCS; translated from the coding sequence ATGACAACAACAGCAACTGTGCAGGGAGAGAGGCTCGGCGAGCTCGCCACGTGGTCGCTCGCCGAGGCGTCCAGGGTGACGCGCGTGCCCCTGAGGACGCTCTACAGGAGCGTCAGGGACGGCGACCTCAAGGTGGTGGCGCCCCGTGGCGCCAAGAGGGGCTGGCGGGTCCTCGACGCCGAGCTGAGGAGGTGGCTCGGATGCTCATAG
- a CDS encoding helix-turn-helix transcriptional regulator: MRSRLKVVLAERRLRQKEVARRLGVDKSSVWRWTTDEGIAQASLGTLASLARAVGCEVEDLYEM; the protein is encoded by the coding sequence ATGAGGTCGAGGCTAAAGGTCGTGCTCGCCGAGAGGCGACTGAGGCAGAAGGAGGTCGCGAGGAGGCTCGGCGTGGACAAGTCCTCCGTCTGGCGCTGGACGACCGACGAGGGCATCGCGCAGGCGAGCCTGGGGACGCTTGCGTCGCTCGCGAGGGCCGTCGGGTGCGAGGTCGAGGACCTGTACGAGATGTAG
- a CDS encoding ImmA/IrrE family metallo-endopeptidase: MAVEVPRSVSVLGLAYAVETADMDGEDGSVSPARQLIRLSSGLSAEKREQVFLHELVHALLDQLGYADLYGDEHLVQGLAIGLHQALAGRGGVPTSSDSGSGTGRSLPPTSTPCPCGRPSGP; the protein is encoded by the coding sequence ATGGCGGTCGAGGTCCCACGGAGCGTGAGCGTCCTCGGTCTGGCATACGCGGTCGAGACCGCCGACATGGACGGCGAGGACGGGTCGGTGTCACCGGCGAGACAGCTCATACGGCTGTCGTCGGGCCTGTCGGCCGAGAAGAGGGAGCAGGTCTTCCTCCACGAGCTGGTGCACGCGCTGCTCGACCAGCTCGGGTACGCGGACCTGTACGGGGACGAGCACCTGGTGCAGGGGCTCGCGATCGGGCTGCACCAGGCACTCGCGGGCAGGGGCGGGGTCCCTACTTCCTCCGACTCGGGGTCTGGGACAGGGCGCTCCCTGCCGCCGACTTCGACGCCTTGCCCGTGCGGCCGTCCCTCAGGACCCTAG
- a CDS encoding helix-turn-helix transcriptional regulator, which produces MSAEEVGKRIGRSAHSVLLYELGKVDPPGTVVVKLSKLYQREPEYLMRKS; this is translated from the coding sequence ATGTCTGCTGAGGAGGTTGGAAAGAGGATCGGTCGATCCGCACATTCAGTCCTTCTGTATGAGCTTGGGAAAGTAGACCCGCCCGGCACGGTAGTGGTCAAGCTCTCAAAACTCTATCAACGAGAGCCGGAATACCTGATGCGCAAAAGCTAA